CTGACGGTAGGCTTTATTTACGAATGGAAAAAAGGTGCGCTGGAATGGGAATAGAAGGCGTTTTGAAAAAAGGTTTCATCACCACCAGCGCGGATACGGTGTTGAACTATATGCGTACCGGTTCATTGTGGCCGGTTACTTTCGGCTTGGCCTGCTGCGCCGTGGAAATGATGCATGCAGGTATGGCGCGTTATGACCTTGACCGTTTCGGCATCATTTTCCGTCCGTCCCCACGTCAGGCCGACCTGATGATTGTGGCAGGTACGCTGACCAACAAAATGGCGCCTGCCCTGCGCCGTGTATACGACCAGCTCGCCGAGCCGCGCTGGGTATTGTCTATGGGCTCGTGTGCCAACGGCGGCGGCTATTATCACTATTCTTATTCCGTTGTGCGCGGTGCCGACCGCGTCGTGCCGGTAGACGTTTATGTGCCGGGTTGTCCGCCGACTGCGGAAGCCCTGATTTACGGCCTGATTCAGCTCCAACAAAAAATCAAGCGCACTTCCACCATCGCGCGTGACGAGTAAGGAGAGGACGATATGGCAAGCATTCAAAACTTATACGAGACCGTCGTCGGCGTGCTTGGCGATCAGGCAAGCAA
This region of Neisseria subflava genomic DNA includes:
- a CDS encoding NuoB/complex I 20 kDa subunit family protein; translated protein: MGIEGVLKKGFITTSADTVLNYMRTGSLWPVTFGLACCAVEMMHAGMARYDLDRFGIIFRPSPRQADLMIVAGTLTNKMAPALRRVYDQLAEPRWVLSMGSCANGGGYYHYSYSVVRGADRVVPVDVYVPGCPPTAEALIYGLIQLQQKIKRTSTIARDE